Proteins encoded within one genomic window of Vanrija pseudolonga chromosome 3, complete sequence:
- the rga2_0 gene encoding putative Rho-type GTPase-activating protein 2, translating to MADTAVVDGRASRPLSEISENEDRRRASARVSSYSSSLSLKGAAGAGAGSRPASEMRDDPAQPPSKRASGALASLPVHTITLNLADYTGTVASTMTATAPATPTTITPPVIATKPLALQSPSTIGSGAPSPTVKSPPPTPKSPPPVKPEKPAELSAPPIAGASSSSEEQQPQQPAVVDLSEPVDGISPLFVATRASLRPTASGKDLQPEKPPSPPATLSSTGTSFDSARSSIDVVKAPPKSKAKWLKRASMAPLLGSKSVSPASSAADLPAEAGGRASPGPSTTFAISAPTAIVPPTLPPRKFPTGPMDHVPASGPDAAAYAAAAMRPQPPLPGREPSSTAVTHHHPSASARNRWWGGQPTSTGVTRSASNNSIMSTASAAHQRLPSGAQRVLGQAGNAVTKGWNRARGVGGSISGMGGFAPVRSNSNELDSRSVSPRNRALGHTLARKPSRDLLSTDLAPATPADSFQWAEGVVKRPARAGYAGRVFGRELQEAGRAWTVVDAHAERPGDTEYEVRRRQCLPAIVVRAMECLIVWGPKEEGIFRISGRSSHLVRLRREFDGGADLDLSLCDAGDLDPHAVAGIFKSYIRELPTPMVPIPIEHEIEELLFRTRSSPSLDELLHVLGKLPASHWFLLADVIMLLDFIPQHEGANRMTRQALMLSLGPTLRLSGDVVDVLVRHRQDLFHNPPMVDPSDLVDFGDESMVLPLSPAYTASSLPDKPKPPASRRISKRPSLGNLLGGTLMRRSQSDQTLGFSPTTAPRLALPEPVRVDLPMFGGHTEDIDETEELESLESHDVARATDRIEEAHYAPGTVAARAAAFGPSSAAGQKTPIADRFQRSSTDRVDNLLGPKGGSHSSGSSASSFVSVSESLQSGTTPPVNPIVAIRRSPPLFFASAVTTGTKRKDETNAERSNESARDSPKRLSSGPGPTDDDLAVRS from the exons ATGGCCGACACTGCCGTAGTAGACGGTCGCGCAAGCCGTCCGCTGTCCGAGATTTCAGAGAACGAGGACCGCCGACGTGCCAGCGCGCGTGTTTCGAGTTACAGCTCGAGCCTCAGCCTCAAGGGTGCTGCCGGCGCTGGGGCCGGTTCtcggccagcgagcgagatgCGTGATGACCCTGCACAGCCGCCCTCGAAGCGGGCTAGCGGAGCGCTTGCATCGCTGCCCGTGCACACCATCACCCTCAACCTGGCTGATTATACAGGCACGGTCGCGTCGACAATGACtgcgacggcgccagcgactCCAACGACCATTACGCCTCCAGTGATCGCGACCAAGCCGCTGGCGTTGCAATCTCCGTCGACAATAGGTTCAGGCGCCCCGTCACCCACAGTCAagtcgccaccgcccacacCAAAGTCGCCTCCCCCAGTAAAGCCAGAAAAGCCCGCAGAGCTTTCTGCGCCACCCATTGCAggcgcaagctcgagctcaGAGGAGCAACAGCCGCAACAACCCGCCGTTGTGGACTTGAG CGAACCAGTAGACGGCATCTCACCTTTGTTCGTGGCGACCCGTGCATCCCTCCGCCCAACTGCCTCGGGAAAAGACCTTCAGCCAGAAAAGCCGCCATCCCCACCagcgacattgtcgagcacAGGTACCTCGTTTGACTCGGCGCGTTCCTCTATCGACGTTGTTAAAGCTCCCCCCAAATCCAAGGCCAAGTGGCTCAAGAGGGCGTCCATGGCTCCTCTCCTAGGCAGCAAGTCGGTCTCACCGgcgtcctccgccgccgacttGCCTGCAGAGGCAGGCGGACGGGCATCGCCGGGGCCCTCGACCACCTTTGCAATCTCGGCGCCAACAGCCATCGTCCCTCCTACCTTGCCGCCACGCAAGTTCCCCACTGGACCTATGGACCACGTCCCAGCTTCGGgtcccgacgccgccgcctacgCTGCCGCGGCAATGCGCCCACAGCCGCCCCTCCCAGGACGTgagccgagctcgactgCCGTgacgcaccaccacccaagTGCGAGTGCGAGAAATCGTTGGTGGGGCGGACAGCCGACATCTACCGGCGTCACACGGTCCGCCTCCAACAACAGCATCATGAGCACGGCATCGGCCGCTCACCAGCGGCTACCATCCGGCGCCCaacgcgtcctcggccaggCTGGCAACGCCGTGACCAAGGGGTGgaaccgcgcgcgcggcgtcggtggcagCATTTCCGGCATGGGTGGCTTTGCACCGGTTCGAAGCAACAGCAACGAACTCGACTCGAGGTCCGTCAGCCCCCGAAACCGCGCCCTTGGTCACACGTTGGCTCGCAAGCCCTCGCGCGATCTCCTCTCCACGGACCTCGCTCCCGCCACGCCAGCAGACTCGTTTCAGTGGGCAGAGGGAGTGGTCAAGCGACCCGCCCGGGCCGGCTACGCCGGTCGCGTCTTTGGCCGCGAGTTGCAAGAGGCAGGACGAGCCTGGACCGTGGTCGATGCGCACGCCGAACGACCAGGCGACACGGAATACGAAGTGCGCAGGCGGCAATGCCTCCCAGCAATTGTCGTGCGGGCTATGGAATGCCTCATTGTGTGGGGTCCAAAGGAGGAGGGCATTTTCCGCATCTCGGGCCGTAGCAGTCACCTGGTACGACTGCGACGCGAGTTTGACGGAG GCGCCGATCTCGACTTGTCATTGTGCGACGCTGGCGATCTCGATCCTCACGCGGTGGCGGGCATCTTCAAGTCGTATATTCGAGAGCTCCCTACACCCATGGTGCCGATCCCGATTGAGCACGAGATTGAGGAGCTGTTGTTTAGGACGCGCAGCAGCCCAAGCTTGGACGAATTGCTGCACGTCCTTGGCAAGCTGCCGGCTTCGCATTGGTTCCTTCTGGCCGACGTCATCATGCTGCTCGACTTTATCCCGCAGCACGAGGGCGCGAACCGCATGACCCGTCAGGCGTTGATGCTGTCGCTAGGGCCTACCCTGCGCCTCAGCGGTGACGTCGTAGACGTACTCGTCCGCCACCGTCAGGACTTGTTCCACAACCCTCCTATGGTGGACCCTTCCGACCTGGTCGACTTTGGGGACGAATCAATGGTGCTGCCGTTATCCCCAGCATACACGGCATCGTCGTTGCCAGACAAGCCTAAGCCACCTGCGTCGCGCCGCATCTCGAAGCGACCGAGCCTCGGCAATCTGCTTGGCGGCACTCTGATGCGCCGAAGCCAGAGTGACCAGACGCTGGGCTTCAGCCCGACGactgcgccgcgcctcgcgcttccAGAGCCGGTTCGCGTCGACCTCCCGATGTTTGGCGGCCACACCGAAGACATtgacgagaccgaggagctcgagtcACTCGAGTCGCACGACGTGGCACGGGCAACGGATCGGATCGAGGAGGCGCACTACGCGCCTGGCACCGTcgctgcgcgtgctgctgcgtttggcccgtcgtcggctgccggACAAAAGACGCCGATTGCGGATCGGTTCCAGCGGTCTTCGACAGACCGCGTCGACAACCTACTCGGGCCCAAGGGTGGGTCCCACTCGagtgggtcgtcggcgtcgagctttGTGTCCGTGTCCGAGTCATTGCAGTCTGGCACCACACCGCCAGTCAACCCGATTGTTGCGATCCGGCGATCACCACCTCTCTTCTTCGCCTCGGCGGTCACGACTGGCACCAAGCGCAAGGACGAGACAAATGCGGAGCGATCAAacgagagcgcgcgcgacagCCCGAAGCGGCTGAGCTCGGGCCCTGgcccgaccgacgacgacctcgctgTGCGGTCATAA